The Maniola hyperantus chromosome 25, iAphHyp1.2, whole genome shotgun sequence genome segment AATTATTGTGtatttataaaacttttatttttaagtgtcgtatacctaccataaaagtacctatacctacttacctaatctcAATTTTAATCGCACTATCAATATATCTTCCCAGATAAAGAATGGAGACCGTGATGACCGAAGAGACCATAGTGACAGGAGGGATCGTGATGACAGAAGGGACCACCATGACAGGAGGGACCGTGATGATTGGAGAGACCGAGATGACAGAAGAGACCGTGATGACAGAAGAGACCGTGATGATAGAAGAGACCGTGATGACAGAAGAGACCGTGATGACAGACTAGACCGTAACGATAGACGGGACCATGACGATAGACGGGACCGTGATGACAGAAGAGACCGCAGCGTCGAACGGGATCGTGATGTCCAACACTTAGTAGACCTCCAACGTCTGCATGTGGCTCAAAGGGAAGGTGATTCTGTACACCAACAGGACCGAGACGATGAAGATCGGGATGACAATGAAGTTCTAAGGGTAAGCCATAAATAACCATCatgcaataaagaaatttgaattgaattgaatttaaaaaagaaaacggTACAGCACAGAACAAATACCTTTAGAAGTGGCCctaatgtgactcttactgttaaagcgagatagctaaatgcattaaggtttttattagaacgtgacaaaatgattatttgctGTCCTTATCACCatggccacttttttgtttgtcaagatgtatttgcacatgagatcttgacaaacaacgtgaagtgtagaaggaatgacattttacaagtaagtacatCTAAGGTACATAActatctgcttgagcgagagggactgagggggccacgctagttgcatatctgtaggtatattatatctgTGGTATTTAGTAAGCAAGTAttactatttcttttttatagaAATCACATGCGGATTTGATATCCAACGTTCTTAGTCATCTAACTAACGTACGTATGATCTATTTTTGTATTAATCAAAAGAATATTGTTATACTTTTCTTGTAAAATTACTAAATCTACTTGTTTTCAAAATTGCAGAAATATCAAGGCCATGGTGTAAGTACTTATTCCACTATTTTTTAACAATTGCCAATTGCTCATTCTTGACTAATCTAATTTTTCTAGTAAAGTTACctattaattttcttattaattatttaactaaGTAGCTTATGTATACGGCACGAATTTGaaagccctattttactcccttaggggtggaattttcgaaaaatcctttcttagcggatgtatacgttacaatagctatctccatgccaaatttcagccagatccgtccagtaatttgagctgtgcgttgatagatcagtcagcttttccttttatatatttagaagattttctTCAATAAACAAcaattatacctaataataaaccagtaaatattatttacaggCTCTGAAAATTTCATACGTAAGtgcttaaaattttaaatattcaatttaaaaaaaaattgtttttgtcttcattttttctcatgatattttttttttgtttgaagaaGCCGCAAAATTCATTGGtaagcataatattttaatttgtacaACTTTACTGATTATCAAAATTACCTCATTAGGTAATTTCGCAAAGTAtttacaaaattgaaaattgtaaattatttttgtatatataaaatttttagtgataCCTAAGTTTTTCAACATGTAAATATATATACTTTTTTTGTACATATTTAatgtttattgaaaataaataacttcaatttattaatgtaaattaattttgtaGAATTCCCTACCGCTGCAGCCTGTAAGTGAAAATAAAATgacataaattttatattattagatatttcGTCTTCTTTTCTTGCTTGGTGattttttaatcgattttttttaatatgaatttttatgtaattgacaataataaaattaatcttttattattattttgtcctTTCAGGTACCAGTACCACGTCTAACTCCTAGAATCTACGATTTGGGCGTGAGTGAATTTTTTAAACTGCTGaattttaagctgtgatagcctagtggttaggacgtccgcctcctaaacgaaggtcgggggttcgatcccgggcacctctaactattcggagtaatgtgcgttttaagtaattaaatatcacttgattaaacggtaaaggaaaacatcgtgacgaaaaaACATACaacatgcctgatagttctccataatgttctcaaagttgtgtatATAtgtaagtctgccaatctgcacttggccagtgtggcagactgCTCACTCTGAGAACTTTTTAAAACTCGCACTTgcctggttttttttaattagtatttttttctatttgtagAGCCTGAACTTCAAATACGTAagtattggtactgattctgagaaCACCTAAATTTTACTAGTGTAACatgaaaaagacagacaaaatttgtcagttttaaatttaatttagtgaTGTCAAACCtttgactttagctgccagtcgcgagcctattgttttagcgtgctctaaaatttaaagtctttaaatgtaaaattcatgttctgaccttttttagcaatattaaaaagaaaaggatgcagctactcttagagaaagacaacaaacAGACTCGGCGCCACTGTTATTCTTTATTGATTTAGATATTTGTTGTAGTAAAGTTAAACTAGGTAGGCAAGTAATAACTAGCCATTAAAACATGCTTTAAAAATGTCTTttgtattatcatcatcaccattccatcgccggctcactactgaggacgaaTCTCCTCTAAAAGGCCATAGTACcagctagccaagtgcggaataGCGACATCACACACATTGTGGAGACctttcaagcatgcaggtttcctcccgaaCTTTTCCCTACTTATACCTAAACTGTACCTATATCGACACCAAAAATTCAAAGATCAAACCCCGGACCTCCGACTTGAggccgaaataaaaaataaaataaaactctgtAGCCGTTTTTCCTATcactttttttaatagaatattttgattaaaaatagcCGTTTTTTCTACACTCAGTAACTATTTATAACGTTCTAATTTTAAACTCTCAAAATCCGCAGTATGCGCCCGCGCCGCCTGTCTACCATGGACTGGTAAGAGATTTtcaagtataagtcccgctaattgctactgcgctggaaccatgtctaatattttttatttttttcactaaaatggcgaccacacgcattagcaatttgcgggacttatattaaattattcctaactagcttatgctcgcgacttcgtccgcgtggacgacgcaaatttcaaactcctattttagcccttaggggttgaattttcaaaaatcctttcttagctgatgcttACAATGCTTATGCTTGTACGTCAtaatgtgcatgccaaatttcagcccgatccgtccagtagtttgagctgtgcgttgataaatcagtcactcagtcagtcagtcactttttccttttatctatactaatattataaatgcgaaagtgtgtctgtctgtctgtctgttagcctttcacggcccatccgttcaaccgattttgacgaaatttgatacttacagcgatagcttgcatcccggggaaggacataagctactttttatcccggaaaatcaaagagttcctaaatctaaaacctaaatcctaaatccacgcggacgaagtcgcgggcatcagctagtatattatattctgtgtgcgcttaaaaatttcaacatgagGCAGTCTaagagtgagatctatagagcgcactttgactttgctcagacttaagacagagttaaaacgagacagagctataaagtcaaagtgcgctctatagatctcagagtAAGTTTTGcattatcaaatcaaatattttcaGCATCACCTTCCAACCACTGCAGCGTTGAAGGTGAGTTTACCatattatacaaattacaaactaggtacctaggtacctgtctacagtagaaaataatgtacatccacctttagaaggagatagcggatttgtagagcattgtctctgtcgttgaataTTCGTAATTTTATCACGCCAGTAGGTTTTGCCTGTTAATTTTACTTTTGtgcctattttaattttttgttgcaTTTTTACAGAGCCCCACCAACAGCGAGCTAGCATTGCATGGGCTTGCCTTGGttcgtttttactttttaaccacTACCACTACTATAACATAAAATAcactgtctgtttgtttgatggttgtcaatcacgccgcaaagcACGATTTGACggtttttgcatggatttacatggtgtaaccagaacgctggcaaaaacgaagacgggtgatagtacctactgatgattattacctactgttattatatgataccacaaattgtggtaaattaaaactacctgactattcataagcacttttaaaaagtttacatgaataaaaaaacattctattctattctattctaaataaaaaaccggccaagtgcgagtcaggctcgcgtaatgagggttccgtactacagtcgtattttttcgacattttgcacgataattcaaatactattatgcataaaaataaataaaaatctgttttagaatgtacaggtggagacctttcatatgatatcccacttgatatagttatctcacttcgaaagttgaaaatactaattattagttcatgaccacaatttaaatttttttgtgtgatctatccctaaattcactgttttctgattttcccccaaatgtcagctataagatgtaccaaaatgtacctgccaaatttcatgattctaggtcaacgggaagtaccctgtaggtttcttgacagacagacggacagacagacagacagacagacagacaacaaagtgatcctataagggttccgtttttcctttagaggtacggaaccctaaaaacgtagaaaaatatttaaaaaaaatctatatttaagtcctatgtaaaagttcacgatatattgcaaataaaacatctgattgacactagaggtcaacgaacgttgcgtaagtaggccactcggagtcaatgccgcgtcgtaggtggctacctaatttttttgagttttgcacgctatacattgctggtttgaaaaatactaaatcactaaaactacaaaatgaggtaaatggttattggtattggattgtgtgtaggtacttattataacaataacgctaagtttatgctatacatagttaaagatctggaaagtgacataggttactttttattccggaaaatcaaagaattctctcaggatttttaaaaacctaaatactcGCGGAAAGTCGGTgtcatttaataaaatatctataggtaggtaactacacagaatattattttttcagaGAGACcgcgatgacgatgacgatgacgatgatgatattcAATAGTGACAAGTTGAAAAGAAAGACAAAAGACGACTCAGCTTTATTATAAATGGCCATCGatattatttaactaagtaGTTAAGTACATTTTCTTACTTCCTAAATAAAGAGCAACGCTGTACGGCATTAATTATTTGGCGTTTTATTTGTGTACTTTGCCTTGTAATAAATACCTAGTTAatcaataaaagtaaaaggcACTAAGTATAAgcttctattttatttactgtGAAGGTAGTAGTTAGGCACCTAACTAAGGTAGGCAGGCAGTACTTACTTCGTACTTACGTTCTCAACAAGCACCATAGCTTGTACACTTTGGACCCAAATAAAAGCTTAGAATCCAAGCCAGTAGAGCCCTAAAAAATAACTATATCTTTGGTTggtttggttggttggttggtctTTGGTTGAAATCAATGTCAAAAAATATATGGATTGTTTATCTGTGGTGAAACCAAGTTGACGTGACTACCACTACTATTTTCctgtgtttttaatttataatttaacttaAAAATCCAGTAAAAACGTGAAAAATGACTACGGCAATAGATCAAAAATCGTATTTACAAAAGTACTTGGGTGGTCCATCGGTCgacaagaagaagaaaaagaaaaaaaacgttaAAGGAAAGGGGTAAACAATTTTCAAGTATTATACCAATATATACACTTTACGGTAATTTTTAGCACCTTATTAATGATAGTTTACGTATAAATATAAACTCTGTAtgttttttaacataaatattataacatcTAGTTGTGTAATTGCGTATATCATAAAATTTTCTGAATccctaataatccatactaatacgaAAATGCGTCTGTCCGTTAGCTTTTCTTCTTAAGTCTTTACTCATTATCATTATATTCATCTACTTTCAGGttcaaaataatagatgatgaCTTGGATCTATCCAAACTGCGTCCACTGGATGGTGATGAGCTGGATATATTGAATGAGGGTGAGGATGCTCCTCAAATTGCTGGCATTATTGATGAGAGGCCTGAGGAGCTGAGGAAGATGGATGCCTTTCAAACCTCTTCTAAGTGGAGGGTTATCAACCAGGTAAGAACAAAGTTTCTTTATTAAGGTTGCACTTATCTGTATATCTATACTCGAATTTCTAATTATGTATGTCAATTTGTTGCTCTGTTTCCGTTTCTActctaatttttgaaaatcgagtAAGAACTccaattttccagaataaaataTGTCCTCTAATAtgtaagttatctctgtaccaaatttcacaaaAATTGGTGTAACGGGTGGGTTGTGAAATagtaaaagacagacagaccttTGAGACAGAGAGGCATTGTGGATGCAATCCTATAGctatatttttgttgtttttgtctggtgggaggctttggccgtggctagttaccaccctacaggcaacgccatgccgccaagcgatttagtgttctgGCATGATGCCATGTCGAAACCAAAGGGTATGgggttaataaaaactgccataccctttacaggttaacccgctaccatcttagactgcatcatcacttaccaccaggtgaaattgcagtcttattataaatgcgaaagtgtgttggtttgtcaatcacgtcgcaacggtgcaacggattgatgtgattttttgcatgtatatagataaagacctggagagtgacataggctactttgtatcctggaaatacaaagagttcccacgggattttaaaaacctaattccacgcgaacaaagtcgcgggcatgagctagtcaaaaataaaaaatgtttttgttataGGATGATGGGTTCAACAGCAAACTAAAAGTAGAGGAGGTAAAACGCAACAAGAAAGAAGTTGAAAAAGAAAACGAAATTGTATTCGGTAAAATGTACAGCGATTCTGAAGACGAACAGAAGAATGACTCTGATGCATCACCACCAGGAAGAAATGATAATAAAAACAGCTCTAGcactaaaaataatcaaaaacatAACAGTGACAGTGATTTTAGCCCTCCCAGAAGAGATAAAACAAGTAATATAGGTAAAGATTCGAAAAATGATGACTCAGATGTGTCACCGCCTAGAAAAAACGCAAAAAACGATCGAAAAAATAATCCAAACAATAGTGATAGTGATACTAGTCCTCCAAGACGTAAAAATGATACAGAAAACTCAAAATCAAAAACCAGATATGACTCAGATCAGTCCCCTGTAAGAAAACATTCGAAAAGCCACACATCAAATGATAAAAAGCCAAAAACTCATGAAACAGACAGTAAAaggtcaaaaaatcaaaataataggAATGCAAGCCCACCAAGAAGAAAAGATGATAACCAAAATAAGAATAGAGTTAGGAAACCTTCACGTTGGGGTGATTTTAACGATGAATCAAGTCGTAGGTCAGAAAGTCCCCAAAACAGATTAGAAAAACGTAAAAATTCACCTGATAGACGCAAACATGAAAGTGATCattctaaaaaatataataatgattctgaCATGTCACCACCTAGGAAATTGAGACGTGATTCACCAAAAAGAAACAGATCACCCGATTATGATGAATCACCACAAAGAAAAAGAAAGCAATCACCAGATAAACGAAACAATGACAAATATAGAGACATTTCATCACCTAAAAGGAATAAGCCACAAAAATATACAGAACAGACAAAAAGAACGCACGAAAGTAGCAAAAGAATGCATGAAAGTGATTCCGATGCATCGCCAAGGCAAGAAAGAAACAGGAGTGATAGCAAAAGAAATGATACAAAAAGAAGTAAAAGAGACAGTGATTCAGATTTATCACCAGCAAGGCAAGAAAGAAGTAAAATTTACAATAAAAGAATTATAAGTAGAAGTAATAGACAAGACAGTGATTCAGATAACTCACCTCCaaggaaagaaagaaataaaaaagaCAGCAAAAGTAAAAGAAAAGATAGTGATTCTGATTTGTCACCTCCTAGAAAAGGAAGAAGTAAGACTAACGATAAAAGAACTGCAAATAAAAACCAAAGGCAAAACAGTGATTCGGATCTGTCTCCACCAAGAAAAGAAAGAAGCAGGAATTATCAAGAAAGAAGGGATGAACCTCCACCGAGTAACAAGAAAATGGAGAAAACATTAGAAGGCAAGCAAGCAGGATTGCAAGATGCTAGACAATTGAAACACGAAAATGAATCTTTTAGACGAAGAGAAGACGAGGCATTTAAAAACATGACAGATGAAATGTCTGGAAGGAATGCCAAGATTGTGTCTAGAAAAGGTAAGAGTCAAAGAATTCGTCTAATACTACACATATACAACATATGCTAATTTTTATGCCAGAAAATCAGAGtgctcacaggatttttaataaacttaaatccacactgactaagggatgatttatgccagcatGTGCACGCAGCCAGtcacattttatatgaagcagtttatgctttttttttttatttttataattaatggcgcgcggctgcaccaatcgggcgcaatttacttcgccaatgtcgtgtGGAATTGAAGAGACACGATACGAATGGTTGGTGATAGCTGGGAAGAAGACTATctattaatttggataatttataagtagcaggttttttcaaagaataatatattattgtatagggTTAGTTTCAGGCCTGGAACAACACAATTATTAGGTACACAAAATACACActatattacataaatatttacagcttaatattattatatttgacatatttACATAAGAATTTACAGTAAGGACTAAAAACAGACATTAACAAACACTCAACATTTACTGGACGGGGAAATTTTGGAGGAAGGACATCATAGAGGGGGTGAAGAAGTTTAGGACCAACGTGCATGTTCATGATgctttgaatccgtgcctcgtccgcgcgtcgtacgtggcacggcccgcgcccgccacgtgctggcataaatcatcccttagtcagtgtggatttaagtttattaaaaatcctgtgagcactctgattttctggcataaaaattagcctatgttgTTTGTGTGTAGTATTagaggaactctttgatttttgaaaatcctaaacTGTTGGTACCCAGTTTGTCCTAATCGATTCTAGTTTTTTGAACCATCTCCTTTCAAttccattttatttaatttttaggtaAAAGAGAAACATCAGAGGACAGACAGAAACAAAGAGAAAAGGCAGAGAGGCAGAAAGTGTTGGACGAAAAATATAAGCAGTGGAGTAGAGGGTAAGGATTCATTTATCCTTTACAGCATATAAAGAAAACAGGGATTATTGGTTGTTTGGATGCAGAgcttatgtgcattttaagaaattatgtatcacttgctttaatggtcaAGGAAAtcaagctgtgcgttgatagatcggtcagttagtcagtcagtcaccttttccttttatatgttcaGATTATATGATTTGATCTTCCAGATTAAAACAAATAGAATCCCAACAAGCGGCTGTCCAAGACTTCATACACGAAGCGTCGAAACCTCTCGCACGGTACAAAGACGACCGCGATCTAGAGACTAAGCTGAAAGACGTAGAGAGACAGGGAGATCCGATGCTGCAGTACATGCGAGAGAAGAAGAGGGAGAGAGGAGAGTTGGGGCCTGGTTAGTCTGTTTTTATTCTTTGACTTCCTACATGACGCTCGCTCGGTACAAAGACGACAGCGATCTGCAGAGTAAGCTGAAAGACGTGGAGAGACAGGGAGATCCGATGCTGCAGTACATGCGAGAGAAGAAGAGGGAGAGAGGAGAATTGGGGCCTGGTTAGTCTGTTTCTTATTCTTTGACTTCCTACATGACGCTCGCTCGGTACAAAGACGACAGCGATCTGCAGAGTAAGCTGAAAGACGTGGAGAGACAGGGAGATCCGATGCTGCAGTACATGCGAGAGAAGAAGAGGGAGAGAGGAGAATTGGGGCCTGGTTAGTCTGTTTCTTATTCTTTGACTTCCTACATGACGCTCGCTCGGTACAAAGACGACAGCGATCTGCAGAGTAAGCTGAAAGACGTGGAGAGACAGGGAGATCCGATGCTGCAGTACATGCGAGAAAAGAAGAGGGAGAGAGGAGAATTGGGGCCTGGTTAGTCTGTTTTTATTCTTTGACTTCCTACATGACGCTCGCTCGGTACAAAGACGACAGCGATCTGCAGAGTAAGCTGAAAGACGTGGAGAGACAGGGAGATCCGATGCTGCAGTACATGCGAGAAAAGAAGAGGGAGAGAGGAGAATTGGGGCCTGGTTAGTCTGTTTTTATTCTGTGACTTCCTACATGACGTTCGCTCGGTACAAAGACGACAGCGATCTGCAGAGTAAGCTGAAAGACGTGGAGAGACAGGGAGATCCGATGCTGCAGTACATGCGAGAGAGGAAGAGGGAGAGAGGAGAGTTGGGGCCTGGTT includes the following:
- the LOC117993979 gene encoding uncharacterized protein DDB_G0283697-like isoform X6 is translated as MKLVLIFCICFAAALAVPAPVPDHDQEEDQFDDQQQQYRRRLQRLSLSLFDDADRIKNGDRDDRRDHSDRRDRDDRRDHHDRRDRDDWRDRDDRRDRDDRRDRDDRRDRDDRRDRDDRLDRNDRRDHDDRRDRDDRRDRSVERDRDVQHLVDLQRLHVAQREGDSVHQQDRDDEDRDDNEVLRKSHADLISNVLSHLTNKYQGHGALKISYKPQNSLNSLPLQPVPVPRLTPRIYDLGSLNFKYQY
- the LOC117993979 gene encoding serine/threonine-protein kinase fray2-like isoform X4 — protein: MKLVLIFCICFAAALAVPAPVPDHDQEEDQFDDQQQQYRRRLQRLSLSLFDDADRIKNGDRDDRRDHSDRRDRDDRRDHHDRRDRDDWRDRDDRRDRDDRRDRDDRRDRDDRRDRDDRLDRNDRRDHDDRRDRDDRRDRSVERDRDVQHLVDLQRLHVAQREGDSVHQQDRDDEDRDDNEVLRKSHADLISNVLSHLTNALKISYKPQNSLNSLPLQPVPVPRLTPRIYDLGYAPAPPVYHGLHHLPTTAALKSPTNSELALHGLALRDRDDDDDDDDDIQ
- the LOC117993914 gene encoding BUD13 homolog isoform X1, producing the protein MTTAIDQKSYLQKYLGGPSVDKKKKKKKNVKGKGFKIIDDDLDLSKLRPLDGDELDILNEGEDAPQIAGIIDERPEELRKMDAFQTSSKWRVINQDDGFNSKLKVEEVKRNKKEVEKENEIVFGKMYSDSEDEQKNDSDASPPGRNDNKNSSSTKNNQKHNSDSDFSPPRRDKTSNIGKDSKNDDSDVSPPRKNAKNDRKNNPNNSDSDTSPPRRKNDTENSKSKTRYDSDQSPVRKHSKSHTSNDKKPKTHETDSKRSKNQNNRNASPPRRKDDNQNKNRVRKPSRWGDFNDESSRRSESPQNRLEKRKNSPDRRKHESDHSKKYNNDSDMSPPRKLRRDSPKRNRSPDYDESPQRKRKQSPDKRNNDKYRDISSPKRNKPQKYTEQTKRTHESSKRMHESDSDASPRQERNRSDSKRNDTKRSKRDSDSDLSPARQERSKIYNKRIISRSNRQDSDSDNSPPRKERNKKDSKSKRKDSDSDLSPPRKGRSKTNDKRTANKNQRQNSDSDLSPPRKERSRNYQERRDEPPPSNKKMEKTLEGKQAGLQDARQLKHENESFRRREDEAFKNMTDEMSGRNAKIVSRKGKRETSEDRQKQREKAERQKVLDEKYKQWSRGLKQIESQQAAVQDFIHEASKPLARYKDDRDLETKLKDVERQGDPMLQYMREKKRERGELGPEKPIYKGNFPPNRFNIRPGYRWDGVDRSNGYENKYFAQQSKKKAQEEEVYKWSTEDL
- the LOC117993914 gene encoding BUD13 homolog isoform X2; amino-acid sequence: MTTAIDQKSYLQKYLGGPSVDKKKKKKKNVKGKGFKIIDDDLDLSKLRPLDGDELDILNEGEDAPQIAGIIDERPEELRKMDAFQTSSKWRVINQDDGFNSKLKVEEVKRNKKEVEKENEIVFGKMYSDSEDEQKNDSDASPPGRNDNKNSSSTKNNQKHNSDSDFSPPRRDKTSNIGKDSKNDDSDVSPPRKNAKNDRKNNPNNSDSDTSPPRRKNDTENSKSKTRYDSDQSPVRKHSKSHTSNDKKPKTHETDSKRSKNQNNRNASPPRRKDDNQNKNRVRKPSRWGDFNDESSRRSESPQNRLEKRKNSPDRRKHESDHSKKYNNDSDMSPPRKLRRDSPKRNRSPDYDESPQRKRKQSPDKRNNDKYRDISSPKRNKPQKYTEQTKRTHESSKRMHESDSDASPRQERNRSDSKRNDTKRSKRDSDSDLSPARQERSKIYNKRIISRSNRQDSDSDNSPPRKERNKKDSKSKRKDSDSDLSPPRKGRSKTNDKRTANKNQRQNSDSDLSPPRKERSRNYQERRDEPPPSNKKMEKTLEGKQAGLQDARQLKHENESFRRREDEAFKNMTDEMSGRNAKIVSRKGKRETSEDRQKQREKAERQKVLDEKYKQWSRGKTDLQG
- the LOC117993979 gene encoding uncharacterized protein DDB_G0283697-like isoform X1; its protein translation is MKLVLIFCICFAAALAVPAPVPDHDQEEDQFDDQQQQYRRRLQRLSLSLFDDADRIKNGDRDDRRDHSDRRDRDDRRDHHDRRDRDDWRDRDDRRDRDDRRDRDDRRDRDDRRDRDDRLDRNDRRDHDDRRDRDDRRDRSVERDRDVQHLVDLQRLHVAQREGDSVHQQDRDDEDRDDNEVLRKSHADLISNVLSHLTNKYQGHGALKISYKPQNSLNSLPLQPVPVPRLTPRIYDLGSLNFKYYAPAPPVYHGLHHLPTTAALKSPTNSELALHGLALRDRDDDDDDDDDIQ
- the LOC117993979 gene encoding serine/threonine-protein kinase fray2-like isoform X3, with protein sequence MKLVLIFCICFAAALAVPAPVPDHDQEEDQFDDQQQQYRRRLQRLSLSLFDDADRIKNGDRDDRRDHSDRRDRDDRRDHHDRRDRDDWRDRDDRRDRDDRRDRDDRRDRDDRRDRDDRLDRNDRRDHDDRRDRDDRRDRSVERDRDVQHLVDLQRLHVAQREGDSVHQQDRDDEDRDDNEVLRKSHADLISNVLSHLTNALKISYKPQNSLNSLPLQPVPVPRLTPRIYDLGSLNFKYYAPAPPVYHGLHHLPTTAALKSPTNSELALHGLALRDRDDDDDDDDDIQ
- the LOC117993979 gene encoding uncharacterized protein DDB_G0283697-like isoform X2, giving the protein MKLVLIFCICFAAALAVPAPVPDHDQEEDQFDDQQQQYRRRLQRLSLSLFDDADRIKNGDRDDRRDHSDRRDRDDRRDHHDRRDRDDWRDRDDRRDRDDRRDRDDRRDRDDRRDRDDRLDRNDRRDHDDRRDRDDRRDRSVERDRDVQHLVDLQRLHVAQREGDSVHQQDRDDEDRDDNEVLRKSHADLISNVLSHLTNKYQGHGALKISYKPQNSLNSLPLQPVPVPRLTPRIYDLGYAPAPPVYHGLHHLPTTAALKSPTNSELALHGLALRDRDDDDDDDDDIQ
- the LOC117993979 gene encoding serine/threonine-protein kinase prpf4B-like isoform X5 → MKLVLIFCICFAAALAVPAPVPDHDQEEDQFDDQQQQYRRRLQRLSLSLFDDADRIKNGDRDDRRDHSDRRDRDDRRDHHDRRDRDDWRDRDDRLDRNDRRDHDDRRDRDDRRDRSVERDRDVQHLVDLQRLHVAQREGDSVHQQDRDDEDRDDNEVLRKSHADLISNVLSHLTNKYQGHGALKISYKPQNSLNSLPLQPVPVPRLTPRIYDLGSLNFKYYAPAPPVYHGLHHLPTTAALKSPTNSELALHGLALRDRDDDDDDDDDIQ